Proteins encoded together in one Prochlorococcus marinus str. GP2 window:
- a CDS encoding protein adenylyltransferase SelO family protein, with amino-acid sequence MSTKSDSLKEKLIENFSEFSQLSDYSFMNSLKADPQSTKDGYDHKPRSVYSGHYVPVVPTAIPEPEYIAHSKKLFKELRLSSDLTKDKNFCRFFSGDISAANHPMSPVGWATGYALSIYGTEYTQQCPFGTGNGYGDGRAISVFEGLFNGKRMEMQLKGGGPTPYCRGADGRAVLRSSVREFLAQELMDAFGIPTSRSLTLFVSRSEKVRRPWYSKGSRYFEPDIMIDNQAAITTRVAPSFLRVGQLELFSRRVRNNIHDEALNELKMIVQHLIDRNYKDEIEYEISLESKVIKLACLYRSRLISLVTNWMRVGYCQGNFNSDNCAAGGYTLDYGPFGFCELFDPRFQPWTGGGEHFSFFNQPSAAEINFKTFCSSLSPLLSESKHDFEKLEQIEKDFSELMNNELMKMWANKLGLEHYNETLINEFFNLMVISKADYTILFRKLSEIPDNLDSLKDCFYLPINDELNNRWEVWLKNWQSVLKKEGNIKAKSALMKSLNPVYTWREWIVVSAYEEAEKGNYKKIKELQDVFSNPYVEQPPEIDQKYNRLKPSQYFNYGGVSHYSCSS; translated from the coding sequence ATGTCAACCAAATCTGATTCATTAAAAGAAAAACTTATAGAAAATTTTTCTGAATTTTCTCAACTATCTGACTATTCTTTTATGAATTCTCTTAAAGCAGATCCTCAATCAACAAAAGATGGATATGATCATAAACCGCGTTCAGTATATTCAGGTCATTACGTACCAGTTGTTCCAACCGCTATTCCAGAACCAGAATATATTGCCCATAGCAAAAAACTTTTTAAAGAACTAAGACTAAGCTCAGATCTCACTAAAGACAAGAATTTTTGTCGTTTTTTCTCAGGTGATATTTCTGCCGCTAATCATCCAATGAGTCCTGTTGGTTGGGCAACAGGTTATGCATTATCAATTTACGGGACTGAATATACCCAACAATGTCCTTTTGGCACAGGGAATGGTTATGGTGATGGCAGAGCAATTTCTGTTTTTGAAGGTTTATTCAATGGGAAAAGAATGGAGATGCAACTTAAAGGAGGGGGTCCAACTCCCTACTGTCGTGGAGCAGATGGTAGGGCTGTCTTAAGATCTAGCGTTAGAGAATTTCTTGCACAGGAATTAATGGATGCCTTTGGAATTCCTACCTCAAGGTCTTTAACACTTTTTGTATCAAGATCAGAAAAAGTTAGGAGGCCATGGTATTCCAAAGGCTCTAGATATTTTGAACCTGACATCATGATTGATAATCAAGCTGCAATTACTACAAGAGTCGCTCCATCTTTTTTACGAGTTGGACAGCTTGAACTTTTTTCAAGACGAGTTCGCAATAATATTCATGATGAAGCTCTTAATGAACTAAAGATGATAGTTCAACATCTTATTGATAGAAACTATAAAGATGAAATTGAATATGAGATTTCACTTGAAAGTAAGGTAATAAAACTGGCTTGCTTGTATAGATCCAGACTTATATCTCTTGTAACTAACTGGATGCGAGTTGGTTATTGCCAGGGTAATTTCAATAGTGATAATTGTGCTGCTGGTGGCTACACATTGGACTATGGACCCTTTGGATTCTGCGAATTATTTGATCCAAGATTTCAACCATGGACAGGAGGAGGTGAGCATTTCTCATTTTTTAACCAACCTTCTGCTGCGGAAATTAACTTTAAAACATTTTGTTCTTCTCTTAGCCCGTTACTCTCAGAAAGTAAACATGATTTTGAAAAGCTAGAACAAATCGAAAAGGACTTTTCAGAATTAATGAATAATGAATTGATGAAAATGTGGGCAAACAAGCTTGGTTTAGAACATTACAACGAAACTCTAATAAATGAATTTTTTAATCTCATGGTCATTTCAAAAGCAGACTATACAATTTTGTTCCGTAAACTCTCTGAAATCCCGGATAACTTAGATTCTTTAAAAGACTGTTTCTATTTACCAATTAATGACGAGCTCAATAATAGGTGGGAAGTATGGCTTAAAAACTGGCAATCAGTCTTGAAGAAAGAGGGAAATATTAAAGCAAAATCGGCATTAATGAAATCCCTTAATCCAGTCTATACTTGGCGCGAATGGATTGTCGTTTCCGCATATGAAGAAGCTGAGAAGGGAAATTACAAAAAAATAAAAGAGCTACAGGATGTCTTTAGCAATCCATATGTAGAACAACCCCCAGAAATAGATCAAAAATATAATCGACTAAAGCCAAGCCAGTATTTTAACTATGGAGGAGTATCTCATTACAGTTGTTCTTCGTAA
- a CDS encoding DUF3764 family protein has product MTIETTILDFQLSNTYEEYESHMNAKEQQKMFKEMGVKTFYIGKSLDDPQRATVIFQGPENVLYDIFMNPETKPIVEASGHIYVGTKITRWIS; this is encoded by the coding sequence ATGACTATTGAAACGACTATTTTAGATTTTCAACTAAGTAATACCTATGAGGAGTATGAGTCTCATATGAATGCAAAAGAACAGCAGAAGATGTTTAAAGAAATGGGAGTTAAAACATTTTATATTGGCAAATCATTAGATGATCCTCAAAGGGCGACTGTAATTTTTCAAGGACCAGAAAATGTTTTATACGATATTTTTATGAATCCCGAAACAAAACCTATAGTTGAAGCTTCAGGACATATTTATGTGGGGACAAAAATCACTCGCTGGATTTCTTGA
- a CDS encoding sodium-dependent transporter, translating into MDSKISQREQWTSKLGFILAAAGSAVGLGNLWGFAYRASQGGGAAFVLLYILIVLIVCLPVFVAEMALGRNALASTLLAPVKLAGKNWYPLGILFFIAPLGIASYYSVIMGWTADTLFHSLFFGLPKNLTEAETFFGSISSGSSVLLGHLLSLVLTAIIVSSGIKKGIEKVTRYFMPILFIIIVILAIWATSLSGAWEGYKTFLLKFDFNELRNPQTIRNAFTQAFFSLSLGIGIMVTYASYLNKKSNLPKLSVGVASLDTLVGLMAGFITFPIVLTFGLSDAISESTVGALFISIPTGLGSYGTAGRIVAVAFFALAYIAAITSSVSLLEVPVSSLMDKFGFKREKAVWLITLFLFLAGIPSALNLNILGTVDSIFGGVLLIFGGFLVTFFMGWVVPGKFNEELSGSKVGTKTTRYLKFMTRWVAPPIIGFGLFISVFDLLKGWVS; encoded by the coding sequence TTGGACTCAAAAATTTCTCAGAGAGAACAATGGACTAGTAAGCTAGGATTCATTCTCGCTGCTGCTGGGAGTGCAGTAGGCCTAGGCAACCTTTGGGGTTTTGCTTATAGAGCATCTCAAGGTGGAGGTGCGGCCTTTGTACTTTTATATATATTGATCGTTTTAATTGTATGTCTTCCAGTATTTGTTGCTGAAATGGCTCTAGGGAGAAACGCATTAGCAAGCACATTGCTTGCTCCTGTTAAGTTGGCTGGTAAGAATTGGTATCCATTAGGAATTCTTTTCTTCATAGCTCCCCTAGGAATAGCATCATATTATTCAGTGATAATGGGATGGACTGCAGATACTTTGTTCCATTCTTTATTTTTTGGATTACCGAAGAATTTAACTGAAGCAGAAACCTTCTTTGGTTCTATTAGTAGTGGCAGCAGTGTTTTGTTGGGGCACTTATTAAGTCTTGTACTTACAGCAATAATAGTTTCATCAGGTATAAAAAAAGGAATAGAAAAAGTTACTAGATATTTCATGCCAATACTTTTCATAATTATTGTGATTCTTGCTATTTGGGCTACTTCACTTTCAGGAGCATGGGAAGGATATAAAACATTTCTACTTAAGTTTGATTTTAATGAATTGAGAAATCCTCAAACAATAAGAAACGCTTTTACACAAGCATTCTTTTCATTAAGCTTAGGGATTGGAATTATGGTTACCTACGCATCCTATTTGAATAAAAAAAGTAATCTCCCAAAACTAAGTGTTGGAGTTGCATCACTAGATACTTTGGTTGGACTTATGGCTGGATTTATAACTTTCCCAATAGTTTTAACATTCGGTTTAAGTGACGCTATTTCTGAATCAACTGTTGGTGCTTTATTCATCTCAATTCCAACAGGTCTAGGTTCATATGGTACAGCTGGAAGAATCGTAGCTGTTGCTTTTTTTGCACTAGCTTATATCGCAGCAATAACTTCATCTGTTTCATTATTAGAGGTTCCAGTTTCCTCTTTAATGGATAAATTCGGCTTCAAAAGAGAAAAAGCGGTTTGGTTGATAACTCTTTTCCTATTCTTAGCAGGCATCCCTTCCGCATTAAATTTAAATATTCTTGGAACAGTTGATTCGATTTTTGGAGGGGTATTGCTAATCTTTGGTGGATTCTTAGTTACTTTCTTCATGGGATGGGTAGTCCCTGGAAAATTTAATGAAGAACTTAGTGGTTCAAAAGTTGGAACCAAAACGACACGTTATTTGAAATTCATGACAAGATGGGTTGCGCCCCCAATTATTGGTTTTGGATTATTTATTAGTGTGTTTGATTTGCTAAAAGGCTGGGTTAGTTAG